Proteins encoded in a region of the Ziziphus jujuba cultivar Dongzao chromosome 3, ASM3175591v1 genome:
- the LOC107403830 gene encoding elongation factor 1-alpha — protein MGNGKVKIHIRVFGQVDSAKSTTIGEKLEKRSCQGCTERGITIDNAMRELEKDKYHFTFIDAYAHPNFMKDGMTGDSWADCALLFVDYTLGVKQMIWVSTSLEGVLTALVLRIWLQGLLSALAVG, from the exons ATGGGTAATGGGAAGGTCAAAATTCACATTCGAGTCTTCGGTCAGGTTGACTCTGCCAAGTCGACCACAATTGGCGAAAAGCTCGAGAAAAGAAGCTGCCAAGGCTGTACGGAGCGAGGTATCACCATTGACAATGCCATGCGGGAGTTGGAGAAGGACAAGTACCATTTCACTTTCATTGATGCTTATGCGCATCCCAACTTTATGAAGGACGGGATGACAGGCGATTCCTGGGCTGACTGTGCCCTTCTCTTTGTCGATTACACCCTTGGTGTCAAGCAGATGATCT GGGTTTCCACTTCTTTGGAAGGTGTTTTAACAGCTCTAGTGTTAAGAATTTGGCTTCAAGGCCTTCTGTCAGCCTTAGCCGTTGGTTGA